The following proteins are encoded in a genomic region of uncultured Ilyobacter sp.:
- a CDS encoding DUF86 domain-containing protein has translation MSRKWKLRVEDALQSIYYIQEDTKNMTYEDFEDNRLVRQAVERNLEIIGEALNRIPDDIQNKYPKIPWREIIGVRNFVIHQYFQVPQDIEWDIITNDLEGLKEDLIEIKNNELEE, from the coding sequence ATGTCTCGTAAGTGGAAATTAAGAGTAGAGGACGCTTTACAATCTATTTATTATATTCAGGAAGATACTAAAAATATGACTTATGAAGACTTTGAGGATAATAGATTAGTAAGGCAAGCAGTAGAGAGAAACTTAGAAATAATCGGTGAAGCCTTAAATAGGATTCCTGATGATATTCAAAATAAATATCCAAAAATACCTTGGAGAGAGATTATAGGAGTAAGAAACTTTGTAATACATCAATATTTTCAAGTACCCCAAGATATTGAATGGGATATTATAACTAATGATTTGGAAGGTTTAAAGGAGGATTTAATAGAAATTAAAAATAATGAATTAGAAGAATAG
- a CDS encoding nucleotidyltransferase family protein: MEMNEIIQIIKDHENEIKAFGVKKIGVFGSYANGNFSESSDIDILVNFGEVPRISKSYFGLKFYLENLFNKEVDLCREKDIRKEIKDEILRSVRYVS, encoded by the coding sequence ATGGAAATGAATGAAATAATTCAAATTATAAAAGATCATGAAAATGAAATAAAAGCGTTCGGAGTAAAAAAAATAGGTGTTTTTGGTTCTTATGCGAATGGAAACTTTTCTGAAAGTAGTGATATAGATATACTGGTTAATTTTGGCGAAGTTCCTAGAATATCAAAATCCTATTTTGGATTGAAATTTTACCTTGAAAATTTATTTAACAAAGAAGTTGATTTATGTAGAGAAAAAGATATCCGTAAAGAGATAAAAGATGAAATATTGAGGAGCGTTAGATATGTCTCGTAA